One Rhodoferax sp. GW822-FHT02A01 genomic window, ATCGCCCAGCAAGGGCATGAGTTCGCGTCACAGACCTATGATCACGTCGTCTGGCGGGGCGATGTGGCAGGCTATAAACCGGCCTTTCGCATGAAGCCGGAATCTGGAGCCTTTGCAGGGCGTGAGTTCACTTTTGATCCGCCCAAGTATTGCGAACAGATCGGGCATGCCGCGGACCGCATTGCCTATTACACCGGAAAGAAACCCTTGCCACTCTTTCATGCCCCGGCGGGAAAGGTGTCATCCAAGCTGCTGGCGGCCGCCAGTGCGTGTGGCTACGCGTATGTCGGAGCGACCGGGGCTGGGCACTTGGTGGGCAGCCTGTCAGTTCGGTCGGCTGCCGCAGATATCCGTGCCGGTGACGTGTTGCTCGTGGATCTGGAGACTTCGGCGTCGGCCAAACCCTGGGCCGTGGATAACCTGGAGGCTCTGATCGTCGGGCTCAAGGAGCGTGGTCTGTGTTTTGAAAGCCTGCGCAAGCATCCCGTTTTCAAGGACTGGATCGCAAACCACGGCGGCTGATGCATGTTTCGGGTACACGGTATGCTCAGCGTATGAACCTGTTTTTGGATTCTTTCTGGCGCGCTGCGGTGTACTGTGTGCGCCCGCGCGTGATTGCGCTCTCTGTCCTGCCGTTGGTGCTGATCGTTCTGCTCACCATGGTTACAGGCTACTTCTTCTGGGACATGGCACTGGATCAGGTGCGCGTGTGGATAGATTCGTTTCCCTATCTCG contains:
- a CDS encoding polysaccharide deacetylase family protein produces the protein MKNTATLPRAIGLLMMCALVQPAHSAEAGSPQACAQPVYLTVAPGHMEFAPQVADILRRQQVTATFFASNLSTRNGGGSLGEQWGSWWKVIAQQGHEFASQTYDHVVWRGDVAGYKPAFRMKPESGAFAGREFTFDPPKYCEQIGHAADRIAYYTGKKPLPLFHAPAGKVSSKLLAAASACGYAYVGATGAGHLVGSLSVRSAAADIRAGDVLLVDLETSASAKPWAVDNLEALIVGLKERGLCFESLRKHPVFKDWIANHGG